The nucleotide sequence CTACAACACTCCCTTCAAGGGAACATCCAACAAATGCTCCTGCATATATTGCAAAGAAGAATGTGTCGATTCGAGGGGAAGTACATGGGAAGATTCAAACCGGGTTGTTTCATGAAGCAAAAGATCAATGTCAACTTGGGGTGAATACATCAGAAACTTGCATTACGTAGTTATAAAAAAAAGCTTGCAGAAAGACAGCCTCCACGAATGCCAGAGAATcatatacacatacaaaagCACATAGAAAAGCACATACACGTATATCTAAAGGAAAAGAAATACCTTTGCTGCAACTATATGTATAACAAGCAGCATAACCACCATCACCAGCACGAACATCAGCTTCAACCGCACGTCCAGCTATGCCAACCGCTGCACTCAAACCAGCTCCAAGTGAAAGATGTGCATTGCCACCAAATGTCTTAACGGCATCACTcgttctcaaaacaattatgtAGTCAGTCAACTCTCCTCCAGCCTGCAAGCACATCATGGATGAACCAGACACATACACATAAGCATACATTCACCAGACAGAGAAACACGCTATAAATTAATGATAAATAGCTTGCTAAGCTGAGCAAAAGAGCATTCATATATGCATTAGgtacaaattaaacaaagcCAAAAGTAGTCTTCATCGTCAccaaaaagcaaaacaaaacaaaataattgatGAGCACTAACCCTTAAAAGGTATATgcaatttgtatgaatttgaAAAGGTActgggggaaaaaagaaactgGGAAAATCAAAGAAGTTAGGACTTGTTCGGTTTGTGAAATATTGTacaatattttcttctttacttaaggcaattttaacttatttcatatttttaattaaattgttCAATAGTCTCCACGAGCGGCCCTTAAATTGTGGTTTCTCCCATTGGCTAGAGCCTAGAAAGAGAGCATAAAATTACGTTAGAAATATTCATGCAATATCTGCAGTCACTTCCACACACTTCAAAtgcatataaataaaaaaataaaactacttTAAATATGCTCACCTGAGCTCCCCAACCAACACCGAAAGTTGATATGGCAGAGGGTGGAGACCATGAGCCATCTTCTCTACAAGCAATTACAAGTCCTGTTCCTATATTGTAGGTAACCATCACGCCTACCTTCACAGTGGTAATTATTGCAAGGCCCTTTGCTTGCCGTAGAATGGCATCTGGAATCAACCTCTCAGGTTTCAAAGAACCAACAACCTGTATAAAAGATGTAATACTATCAGCTATCCATTGAATAAGTATGCCAAATTTCTGAATAGACATTTCCAGGAAAAGCTCAAATCTGAGTCATAAAAAATCTCTTTTAATCAAGAAATAACCAAAAGCAAGAACTCATTTCCCCATGATCATTCAATAAACAAAACACAGGACGTGTCAGGCAAGCCAAAAAGACACCAGACTTCTACTAAAAATAACTGCATTTTAAACTATTCATTACTTTATCTGAGacctatacaacaaaatagttcAAGCACATGCGAACATTGAAAAAAGCTGCGCCAGGACTGAACTTTTACCTTACTATAACCCCGAATTGTATTCGTTGCCTTGTAGATTTCATACTCCATGGACTGTCCCCAGGGGAAATTAACCCAGGATCTCAAAGTACTGAGGTCTGTGAGGTCGTGGGTGGGTAATTGCGAAGCACGACTTACCTGGTCCATAAGGAAATGCTGGACAGACTCAAGTCGAACACAGCATACATCACATACTCGTTGGGGATCTGCAACACGGTACTTTTCAGGCAACAAGCTTCTTCCCTTGGAACACTCACCACAGAATATTCCCCCACAAAACCGGCAATGATGTCGGGAGCACATAATTGGATGAAAACGCAATCCACACAACATACAAGCAGAAGCAGCACTGTCAGCCAACCACTTTGGAGGCTCTGCCTCAAGAATCTCTCTAAGATTATCAAGATTGGCTTCTGTGAGAGTTTGAGCAATCTCTTGCCAAGCTTGCTCTAGTAAATCCCGTGAAACCCACGATAAGTTACATCTATAAGCATCAGCTGAAGTAAGAGCACTCACTTTTCCACGAGCTGCCAGCAGCATTTCTACTATCACATCCCACATTGTCAGCTCCTTCTCTTGCTCAAGGTAGTGGCTCCATCCCATGTCGCCATCAGGGAAGTAACCCCCATTTGATGGAAATCCTTTGGCCCAATCATCACGATCCTTTTCTAACATAGGCGGAACTGAAACAGGTATCCAAACCCCAGTTTCTTCAGATAGTGGTGTGTCATAAAAGAAATACTGCCCAGGCTTCTGATGACCGCCTTCTGACTTCTTAACATTTGTCTCCTCTGTTGCACCTTGACGAAACTGAGTAAGACAATCTACATCTACATTAGATGTCTGGTCGCCAAAATTGGTACCAGCTTGAGCATTCTTGTTCTCCTCTGGAGAGTTAAGCACCCCAGAATCCTGTCAAGATAGAATCTTCAGTGCAAGTGTCATACAAGACTCAATAGAATTTTCACAATCATCCTCGCATATCATATCATGAATTCATAATTCACAAACTAGTACAGCAACACATTGCACAAGAGCTAAATACAGTCACAAGAATGGCACCCATGCAATTCTCTCTCCCTAGAACTGTTGTTTACAATAATCTTACCGAAAAAAATTTACCAACAATCCcgcctatttttttttcccagcttAACTGACAACCCTCAATCTGAATCAACACGATATTATTCACAGCGTAAGCAATACCTATATGTCAATCCAACGCCAAGTTGAGAATACAGTTGATTGTAAATTTGATAAAACCAATCGAGTTCGATAAACTTGAAGCCAAGCGTGTTCAAAATCTCAGAAATTAATAACCTAAcaccaaaaacaaataaataaatacacaacTTACTGTAAGGAGGTGGCCGCTCTTTCCGCCGAGGGACCAGGCAGAAACCCTAGAATCCATATGCTCGATTTCTCCTTTATCTCCTCGAATCTTTGAACTGCCATTATTCAACTCCATCGCTCGAAATCAGCCGCAGTAACACCGTGCAGGAAGCTCGGTGGATTTCGAGATGTATGATTATGATTAGATACGATCTTGcgacgaagaaaaaaaaatcggatATTGAATCAATAATCCGAAAAATCGAAAACTAGTTTGTGCTGATCAAGATAGCTGTATTAATGGCGTTTTCGTATTGTCTACGTCTGTTTCGTCCCTTAATTATCCATGACCAAACCGATAGTTCGAAGCAAGGACAACGAATCCGTTAATTATGGGCTAAGTTAGTCCAATTCCATTCACGGATAAAAAGCCCATTCCAAGCCCGTTTTAAGCCCATTTTTGGCCCAGGCCTTGTTCTGCCGTCCATATTAAGTCCGAAAATTAATCACTAGCCcagaaacaaacaaattagTCAATAGTCACTAGCCCTAGCCCAGAAACAAACAAGCCGACTGGTTTCCGCAGTGAGAGAAACATGAAGTTCTCAATCTCACTGTCaatcatcctcctcctcctcctcctcatatTCTCGTTTCTTTATCAAGCGTCGTCATCGCACGGCATCGCCGCCGGTGAAGATATATCGTCGACCACTTCGTATCGCAGTATCTTAGCGGAGCAGAGGAGGGGCCGGACCGGATCCCGTCAGATCCCGGACTGCGGGCAGATGGTATCTAGATCTCACTGCTCTCAGAACCCGCAGTGCAGATGGTGCCGTAGCGATGAGCTTGATGACATGTGCTTTAGCAAAACCGAGGCTCGGCGCCTGCCACAACAGGTCTTCACTTGTGATTCATGAATCTCTATTTTTTGTCTCACCATTGTTATGGAGAGTGAATAGTGAAGAAGTTATCTGGGATGGGGTACTTGGAGGTTGTTCCTTTTTCCAATTTGTGATATGGGTCTCTTTGCTTCCTTAACCTGAGACGAAAATCGGGTAGACTCGAAGCTACTGTTGTAATGTGAAGTGATATCTCTGTAAACTTTGCTTGTATTTTtgaatcaattttttaaaatttgataacGAATTTTTTGATAGGGTTACTTGTCTTTATTGATTCGACTTGCAATCAGAGTTTTCTATCCCGAACACCAATGTGGAGCTTTCTGGTATTTTCTTTATATCTTGTCATTATATGAGAGTGGGAAGGAAGTAAACTCCAGGGCGCTgaattaatatattttcttgGAATTATTATAGTCTTTCCCATTCGCACATCCTATAAACATACTCAGTTCACGCCAATTGTAGCCATCATTGAACCTCTGTTAACATGTATCAGGCTGAACAGTCCGCTCACTATGAACAAACCATTTGATTCTGACATTGCAATATACCTGTGGGgatatttgtatgtttttggtttttctttgtcttcctcttctttttgtgctgtttatcatttataaattacTGGATCAGCGCCATGACTGTCCCCCCACCCAATGAACATCTTTATGCCTGTATAAATATGATCACACACACAAAGGAGAGACATTACATGAATGCTCTCACAAATTTACTGGATATTAGTTTCCTACTTTCCTTTGTATCTCTTACTTAGTTCTTTAGCACTCTTTCTTTGTTATGATACCATAAGCTAGTTATAGGCTTTTATGCAGAAAATATGAATTTGCATTCAAACATGCATCTATACATTTTCAAAGATGGTATCACAATACTTTGAGTCAATTAAGAAGACTTATAAGGGGAATTGTGCAACTAATCACAGATATTTAGATATCCAGGTTTGGCTTGTGTGTGTACATCTCTATGCGCATGCATTAGATGCATGCTCCCATTAGACATGGTACATATGGAAAGAAATAAAGATGTGAGCATCTTTACGAGGATGGTGTTTTTCTTGATCAATTAATGTGAAAGATGACTTCAAGCCATTTTCAATGATCCTCCACGGCCCTTCAAGATGATCCTCCACAGCCCTTCAATCCGTAAGTGCATGCACAGGCGCACAGCTCTCATTTAGTATTTCATAAATCTGATTGGTCTTTGTATGTATTCACTGAAGCGCTATGGAGTGCTTAAAGAGCTGTATAAGGGATACTTGTAGGAGATTTTGAATTACTTGAATTGATGGAACTGAAACCAGGGTGAAGATTTGTTGGGAACTTGAACCTATGTTTCACTTGATGgcatgaaaaaaatattattgctcttacattttcttttcttttcttgttttgtatCATAGCACGGCCCCAATACGTCATCACTATGTGGAATCATGaggtaaaattatttttgaagggGGTGACAGACAGGTCTAGCTGCTGCCATATTTAACAAGAAAATGCAGCAGAACATATAGAAATTCTTGGTGTGTTCTTGCATCTTCTACCCAAATAAGGCAGGTAAAACAAGATTTAAGAAAAGGAAAACTGCATACTGCGCTTCTTGAGTTTGAAGGGGCAATTTTTTCACACTGTTGAATGATGGTGAGTTTTGAAAGTGGAATGCAGACACTGCGGAGAAGATAAGACACAAAATAGGGCAACGGAATAATCACAAGAGAAATACACTGCATCCCTTATTTCCTTCTGATTTAAAATTGAACAAATAATTGTTCAATACAATATCAGTAAAATAAAAGTAACCTTCAGAAAACACAGTCAACATACAAATTTAAGATACATGTGATTCATGTTCACCAACAAATGCCTTGACGGCATGTCTCATATCATCACAGCAATCACATCCTTGGAAAAACTTAACCAGCCTCATCAACTCCTTGTCCTTTGGATCATCGATAAAAGGTCGAATCTGGATTGCATTCTCTGGCTGAAAAGCATAAGCATTCGGGTTATCATCCACAATCACAACCCTGCTTAACTCCCTTCCGGTGGCTGATAAATCTTTCACAAACCTACCATCGACTTCTTTGCACGAATCCCGGTAAAGCCGGTGCGCAATCACTCCCTTCTTGTCGATCCTGTCAAGCACCAGCGACGCATACTCCTTCAATCCGGCCGTGAACACCACTACTTCAAATTTCCCATTCAAGAATTCTAGAAATTCGTCGAGCCCTGGACGCTTCAAAACATAGAAATTCATCAAATTCCCATCAATCCAGGGCCTAACCACGAAATCGAATTGATTCGGTGGTGGGTCCAGGTTCGAATGGACTAAGGTCTCATCGAGATCAAGAAACACCGTCCTCTTGTTGGGCGAAATCAACGGTGGAAGAACATAGTCGTCAGAGAACAAAACTTTACAGATGCTGTCTTTGGATTCAGGTTCTTGTTTGGGCAAGATTTTGTAGCCTTTGCGGCGGATTGGTGTGGCGATGCGGGCCAATTTGCAGAAGAACTTGGCAAGGCGGCGCTTACATGAGTGGATTGACTTGTTGATGGAGAAGATGAGGGTGTGCGGGGAAGCGTTCTTGGCCGGAGACCTCCTGTGGTGTCGGCGAGGTATCCGCCGATCTCTGGCGCACTTCTTGAGGGTTTTTCTGATGCACTTGGACACCATTTTTGAGGGGATAATGGAAAAGGTGTGGAAATCGAAACTCAAATTGAGAGCGGTTGGTGTGGAAAGCGCTGAACGGGGGGTGAGAGTATTTTTAAACTTAGCTTCGTTGTAACGGTCAGATAATCAGGTTCGGAACCGAAGCTAGATTTGGTGAAGTGTAACCAGATactgttacaacttacaactcAAAGGCAGCCGACCGTTGGCAGTGCCAGTTGTAGCTGCCTAGCTGGCCTCGCAGTTCGCACAGATATTGGTTTTACCTTTAGTCCCGTTATTTAAAGCCCATAACATAAAATGCGAAAgcccatatccatatccatttGGCCCATAAGCCCAATAAAGTAATTAAAAGTGCTAATTGAAGGGCAATGACTGTTTTGTTTactaataataacaaaattggCCACGTAGGACTGACATCATGAGCATGTCACAAGTGATAGCTTGACTTAGTCCTTTCATGGTAGTCTTTACTTGCCATTTAAGTCTTTGAACAagtccagacaaaaaaaaaaaaaaaaagtctctgtGAACAGGTGTGAAAGGAAAAGATTACGTGAACAGTCCATAACAGACAGTCAAGCAACTGTTACTAAATTGCTATTGTTTTTTCCCCCGACAATTAACTGATCATGCTATAACACTTTACGTTGATAGTAAAATTTCCACAcgcacaaaaaaaagagagaaaagcaaGAAAGACTAGTGTTGGATGAATATTGTTACTGGCGACAGAAAATCAATCCACAAAGTGCCGACTATATACTTCACATAAATAGTGGGAGGTTGGATACCATCGCATGCGCATTGAATTAACAAGCTTTGTTGGTTGATTTTAGTCTTCTACTACCATAacttcaactatatatatacatatatatacacacggtTAGTGTGGTTGGGTCGACATGATTAGTATGAAATAAATATATGCGCATATATTGAATGATACTTGTAAGTAATTAGTTCCCATAAGACAACAGATAAATGGGACCCTTTTGAAAATCATGTCCACCCAATTTATTAGAGTGGAATTATTGTGTTTAcgacttaaaaaaaattatgttttaaattttgctacaaaattttgaaattccttTATCACTCATTTTGTGAtgtctattttaatttttatgtgttCGACGCGACCCtaatttaataaaacaaaacaaaaaaaaatacatattttgaataataatttaaaatcaAATGCTGAATATATCCCATGTCAAACAAAACTAAAAAGGGGAGAAAAATAGTAACAAAAAACCAATGGGGaaaattgaatttgaaaataGGGGATACGTGGCGCAATAATATATGTTAGATGTCACATATCGTGTAAATATGACATATCACATAAACCAGGGGTTAGAAAATATTTTGTGGTCTTGGTATGTTATGTCATATGCTGATGTGGTGCACCATGACCAATATGATCAGGTGTGACAAAAAATCAATTCTAGGTTTGACAACATCACTTTTTTCCTATATTTGCATGTccgaattgatttaaatccggacaataaTCGAATATGGGTTAGAGtccggacaagatttatgtgtttggacccaaaTTTCAGATAAATAACTTACACCTAAACTTGGTTTAGACCGAGTCAgacaaatttgatcatccaGCTTAGCCagagttttgccacccctaaaTGTGATCACGATAATTAATAAGTTTGTGATGGCAAATCATGGATTGTTGGGATGAAAATAATTTgtaattcaaactttaaatcATTTACAATCATCCATTAATTGATACCAACAACTTATGAAATATCATCATATGATTTCTTAACGTAGCATATGACATGGCGTACCTGGATCACTAAATATTTTTAGGTTAATAGTTTCTATTATAGAATCAACTGCTCTCAAAGTATTTTGGAGTAATTTTCTGGTATATATGAAACCGAATGACTTATGCACCCAccaattttttgttttccctCAACGGTCGTCTCTATGAATGTCTTTTTGTACTTTTGTACCTATTTAGGCTATTATTGTTATCCATATAGTTGATTAGCACCCgcacacacaaaaattaaaaattaaaaaaaaaaaaagtctgctTGATTACTAAAGcaattattacatttttttgggtttttctatAACAAATTTTATATGATTAGTAATCAAAGACACCATTGATTGCATCAAAGGGAATTGTTCACTTCTTCAACCTTACATCACAAAATATGCATTGGATGCCTACTTCAATTAACAACCAaatcttgattttgaaaaagaaagagaatggTCAAAGTCCCCGCTTTGCGAAGGTTATAGGGTGtatgaaaaaaaatcatgaactaTACTTGGGTCTAATGAGCCTTCACGAATTTGTCCCCCTTGTTTAGGGAGGCCTGACCCAACCAACCTCCAAGATTTACTTGAAAAATCGATTGTTATATGTTAATGTGATTGACCCATCTTATATGTTGGATCATATTTCTAACAACTATCCGATGTGGGAGTTTTAACATGTCAAGCGATTTATGTGTTAATACAAAATAGTGAATTCAATAGTTGTAGGTTGTCCTAAATCACACACAAATGGGTGAGCAAACTAGATTCCAATTTGCATACATCAACGTGAGAAGTAAAGGACAAAGCAAACTCATTGAAAATTAAGCCAGTTATTCTTTGTTAC is from Tripterygium wilfordii isolate XIE 37 chromosome 14, ASM1340144v1, whole genome shotgun sequence and encodes:
- the LOC120015395 gene encoding uncharacterized protein LOC120015395, producing MKFSISLSIILLLLLLIFSFLYQASSSHGIAAGEDISSTTSYRSILAEQRRGRTGSRQIPDCGQMVSRSHCSQNPQCRWCRSDELDDMCFSKTEARRLPQQVFTCDS
- the LOC120014043 gene encoding uncharacterized protein LOC120014043 isoform X1 — translated: MELNNGSSKIRGDKGEIEHMDSRVSAWSLGGKSGHLLTDSGVLNSPEENKNAQAGTNFGDQTSNVDVDCLTQFRQGATEETNVKKSEGGHQKPGQYFFYDTPLSEETGVWIPVSVPPMLEKDRDDWAKGFPSNGGYFPDGDMGWSHYLEQEKELTMWDVIVEMLLAARGKVSALTSADAYRCNLSWVSRDLLEQAWQEIAQTLTEANLDNLREILEAEPPKWLADSAASACMLCGLRFHPIMCSRHHCRFCGGIFCGECSKGRSLLPEKYRVADPQRVCDVCCVRLESVQHFLMDQVSRASQLPTHDLTDLSTLRSWVNFPWGQSMEYEIYKATNTIRGYSKVVGSLKPERLIPDAILRQAKGLAIITTVKVGVMVTYNIGTGLVIACREDGSWSPPSAISTFGVGWGAQAGGELTDYIIVLRTSDAVKTFGGNAHLSLGAGLSAAVGIAGRAVEADVRAGDGGYAACYTYSCSKGAFVGCSLEGSVVATRTKENSRFYGSQSITTSDILLGSLARPPAAGILYHALADLYQKLNR
- the LOC120014043 gene encoding uncharacterized protein LOC120014043 isoform X2 codes for the protein MELNNGSSKIRGDKGEIEHMDSRVSAWSLGGKSGHLLTDSGVLNSPEENKNAQAGTNFGDQTSNVDVDCLTQFRQGATEETNVKKSEGGHQKPGQYFFYDTPLSEETGVWIPVSVPPMLEKDRDDWAKGFPSNGGYFPDGDMGWSHYLEQEKELTMWDVIVEMLLAARGKVSALTSADAYRCNLSWVSRDLLEQAWQEIAQTLTEANLDNLREILEAEPPKWLADSAASACMLCGLRFHPIMCSRHHCRFCGGIFCGECSKGRSLLPEKYRVADPQRVCDVCCVRLESVQHFLMDQVSRASQLPTHDLTDLSTLRSWVNFPWGQSMEYEIYKATNTIRGYSKVGSLKPERLIPDAILRQAKGLAIITTVKVGVMVTYNIGTGLVIACREDGSWSPPSAISTFGVGWGAQAGGELTDYIIVLRTSDAVKTFGGNAHLSLGAGLSAAVGIAGRAVEADVRAGDGGYAACYTYSCSKGAFVGCSLEGSVVATRTKENSRFYGSQSITTSDILLGSLARPPAAGILYHALADLYQKLNR
- the LOC120015456 gene encoding CTD small phosphatase-like protein → MVSKCIRKTLKKCARDRRIPRRHHRRSPAKNASPHTLIFSINKSIHSCKRRLAKFFCKLARIATPIRRKGYKILPKQEPESKDSICKVLFSDDYVLPPLISPNKRTVFLDLDETLVHSNLDPPPNQFDFVVRPWIDGNLMNFYVLKRPGLDEFLEFLNGKFEVVVFTAGLKEYASLVLDRIDKKGVIAHRLYRDSCKEVDGRFVKDLSATGRELSRVVIVDDNPNAYAFQPENAIQIRPFIDDPKDKELMRLVKFFQGCDCCDDMRHAVKAFVGEHESHVS